A single genomic interval of Methanomassiliicoccus sp. harbors:
- a CDS encoding Lrp/AsnC family transcriptional regulator, whose protein sequence is MLDELDKRIIEELCISSQGSYRQIAKRLGVHPTTLIQRVKNLEEQGIVKGYRANVDYLKLGYEFMALVHIYTEGDILDVQAKIKAMDNVLAIFDVTGECDSVAWVACKNRDQFSDLIKRMLTIHGIKKTNTYVVLNMIKDPYQFIPDLNIAGDHQDEIL, encoded by the coding sequence ATGCTAGACGAGCTTGACAAGCGCATCATCGAGGAACTCTGCATATCCAGCCAGGGCTCCTACCGTCAGATCGCCAAGAGGTTGGGGGTCCACCCCACCACTCTGATCCAAAGAGTGAAGAATCTCGAGGAGCAGGGCATCGTAAAGGGATACCGAGCCAACGTCGACTACCTGAAGCTAGGATATGAGTTCATGGCCCTGGTGCATATCTACACCGAGGGAGATATCCTCGACGTGCAGGCCAAGATCAAGGCGATGGATAACGTGCTCGCCATCTTCGACGTCACCGGGGAATGCGATTCGGTCGCCTGGGTGGCCTGCAAAAACCGCGACCAGTTCTCTGACCTGATCAAGCGCATGCTTACCATCCACGGCATCAAGAAGACCAACACCTACGTGGTGCTGAACATGATCAAGGATCCCTACCAGTTCATCCCCGATCTGAATATCGCCGGGGACCATCAGGATGAGATCCTATGA